The genomic region ACTAATTACTTTTATAATTATTTTTGGTCTTACCAGTTGTTTGTGCAAATTTTATGCCATATTTTAGAATTTTGCAAAAAAATAAAGGTAGATATTCTTAAAAGAATATCTACCTTTTATTTATTAATCTTTAAATCTTATAGAAAAATATTTTCTTTGTTATCTAAAGCTGCAATTATTTGAGGAATTACTTGGTGTAAATCTCCAACTATTCCGTAATCAGCAATTTTAAAGATTGGTGCATCTGGGTTTTTATTGATTGCGATAATATAATCTGATTCTTGCATACCAGCTAAATGCTGAATTGCTCCAGAGATACCGCAAGCGATATAGATTTGTGGTCTTACAGTTTTCCCTGTTTGACCTACTTGTCTTTGATATTCAGCATATCCGATATCTACTGCCGCTCTAGATGCTCCTACTACCCCGTTTAATTTATCTGCAAGTTTTTGAAGTAGTTCGAAGCCTTCTTTACTTCCAACTCCTCTTCCTCCAGATACGATAAATTCTGCTTCTACTAAATTAACTTTAGCTTTTTTCTCTTTAACAACTTCTACTACAGTTGTTCTGATATCTTCTTTAGCTAGTTTAACATCTACAGTTACTACTTCACCAGTTCTGCTCTCGTCTTTAGCAGCTTTTTGCATAACTCCTGGTCTTACTGTAGCCATTTGTGGTCTGTGGTTTGGACAAATGATTGTCGCCATGATATTTCCACCAAATGCTGGTCTTGTTTGAAGTAATTTTTTATCTTCTGCATCTATTTCTAATTTTGTACAGTCTGCAGTTAATCCTGTTCCTACTTTAGCAGCTACTCTTGGCGCCAAGTCTCTTCCGATATGAGAAGCTCCACATAATACTACTTCTGGCTTATACTCGTTAATCATATCTGTGATTACGTTTGCATATCCATCAGTTGTAAATGTTGAAAGTAATGGTGATTGTGCTAAGTATACTTTGTCTGCTCCGAATGCTATTAATTCCTTAGCTAATCCTTCTACGTTATCTCCTAATAACATCGCGCATAATTCTACTCCGATTTCATTAGCAAGCTTTCTTCCTTCTCCTAATAACTCTATAGCTACAGGCATTATTTGGCCTTGTCTTTGCTCAGCAAATACCCATACATTTTTGTATGCTGTTAGATCTTTTGACATTTTCTTTAACCTCCCCTTTTCCTAGATTAAGTGCTTACTTTTTAAGTTTGCTACTAATTGTACTGCTACTTCTTGAGGCGTACCTTCTAACATTACACCTTTTCCTTTTACTTCTGGTGTAAAGGATCTTTTAACTTTTGTTGGGGATCCTTTTAATCCTATTTGATCAAGATCTACTTGAATATCATTCACTGACCATACTTCAATTTCTTTTTCTTGTACTGCAGTTACGATTCCACCTACTGATGGGTATCTTGGTACGTTTAATTCTTTAATAGCTGTTAATAATGCTGGTTTAGCTATTTTAATCATTTCGTATCCATCTTCTAATTTTCTTTTCACTAATAATTCTGCACCTTGCTCTTCAAGTGACTCTACATAAGTTACTTGTGGTAAGTTTAATCTTTCTGCGATTTGTGGTCCTACTTGAGCTGTATCTCCATCGATAGCTTGTCTTCCACAGAAGATTACGTCATACTCACCAATTTTTTTGATTGTTCCTGCTAATGTTTCTGATGTTGCCCATGTATCTGCTCCAGCAAACGCTCTATCACTTACTAGGATAGCTCTATCTGCTCCCATTGCTAAACACTCTAAAAGAATTTCTTTTGCTTGAGGTGGTCCCATTGTTACTACTGTTACATGAGAACCTGGGTTTTTATCCTTTAGAACTAACGCCTCTTCAACAGCATTTCTGTCATCTGGATTTAATATACTTGGTACTCCATCACGGATTAATGTACCTGTAACTGGATCGATTCTAATCTCATTTGTATCTGGTACTTGCTTTACACAAACTATAATTTTCACTTGTATGACCTCCCTTATTATTTAATTACATTTCCTGCCATTACCTTGCAGTATATCTATAAACTACATGTAAAATGTACAGCTATTAGTGTAACCTACATTGCAGTTTCAGATGCAAATAGTTTTGCCTAGGATGCTAAATTGTTATACAGTCTTATTACTTACCTTACAGTTATTACTTTAATAATAAGTAATATGCTTAAACTTAATACTTTCATATTTTGCAAATTTTACAATAGATAGCTTAACTTGGCTATATAAGTTTGTTAAATTGTTGTCTTTCCCAAACATATTTAACCCTCTAACCTAAAATAACTATAAGCCTAGCTTTAAGCCCTTCAGCTACCTAGCGCCTCATTGCTATAAACCCCTATTCTATTCTCTGATAGATTATTTCTAGTCTTACATAATACAAATCTTTCTTAAGTATTTGATAAATGTGAGCTATAGAGAAATCAATTTTAGAAACATCAAATAAGGAATTTTTTGAGTTAATTTGTACTACTAATTACTCCCTTTAAAAATCTCTGTTATGGCCATTATTATAAAGGTTTCTGCTTAAATATTGTTAGTAATAGATATTTCGAACCATTAAATAAATATGTAATAATTCGAGTTTGTTTTTTATTATGCTGTATAGCTTAAATCGTTACACTCAGTACCATAACCTTTGGCACACTAGTCTTTTGTTGAATTGTATATCTACCCTCCTTTAATAATAAAAACATTAATAAATTAAAGTCAATACTATGGCTGGCTGGACTCAACTCACTAATAATTGAGTATTCAATTATAAACTAAACATAATTTGTTTTGTAATATGTAGCCTTACAATAATATGTAATGCAAGTTTGATATAAAAATAACAACATAGATAGTTTAACATAAAACTATATAATGTGTAAATGGTTTGTTATAAAACTATAAAAAAAATTTTTTATAATACTTTTGTAGCAAAATCAGACACTTCTCCAAATTACACTAAGCAAATTACACTATTTTATTATTCAATAAGTATATTAAAATATACTTTGTATAAAAAACAATCAATTTCTTGTGTTATTGTTCAATATATAATCATTTTTCTGTCTTATCATCTTTTTGACTTAACAAATAAGATAATGTATATAAACTATCACTTAAGTGAACATTTTCTACTGAGATATCACTTGAAACCTTTAAATCTACAGGAGCAAAGTTCCATATACCTGAAACTCCACCATTGCTTAATTTAGTAGCAATCTCCTGAGCATAATCTCTAGGTGTACTTATAATTGCAATATCAACTTTATTATTTTTCAAATATGCTTCTAGCTCATCGACAGATTGAATAGTAATGTTTTCAGCTTCTTTTCCTATCATTGCCGGATCATTGTCGAAAATTCCTCGTAACGTAAAACCTGATTTAGTAAAGTTAGTGTACTTTGAAATTGCTCTACCCATATTACCGTACCCTACTATAATTGTGTTGTATGTTTTTGTAAGCCCAATAATTTTTCTAATTTCATGAAATAGCTCTTCCACATTATATCCGTAACCTTGCTGTCCAAATTCCCCAAAACAATTTAGGTCTTGTCTTATTTGGGATGCAGTGAAGCCTGTTAGTATACTTAGCTCCTTAGAAGAAATCCTGTTCACATCTTTGTCTAGTAAATCTCTCAAATAGCGATGATACTTTGGTAGACGCCTAATTACAGCCATCGAAATTTTTCCATATTGTTTACCCATGTGTATCTTCTCCTTACATTCTTATTATAATCCGTCCAAGCTATTCATTTCACATACCTTTATTATAAAGATTATTCTTCGAATTAATACCGATTATAACAAATTTTTAATAATGTGTAAATTAGTATAATCACTTATTATGCCACAAATTTAACAAAATTTGCCCGAGATAGTAAAAGGATAACTTTGTATATATACTCCTGTAAAAAAAATATATTTTTAATTTAAAAAAGGAAATCCCTTTTACGGAATTCCCTTTTTGTTATATCTTTAAAACAATTATCAATGTCTATAGAATTACATCATAGTAGACATTACCATACCAGCGATACCTATTAAAATACCGTAGATGATGCATGGTCCTAATGTTTTTCTAATA from Serpentinicella alkaliphila harbors:
- a CDS encoding electron transfer flavoprotein subunit alpha/FixB family protein, with translation MSKDLTAYKNVWVFAEQRQGQIMPVAIELLGEGRKLANEIGVELCAMLLGDNVEGLAKELIAFGADKVYLAQSPLLSTFTTDGYANVITDMINEYKPEVVLCGASHIGRDLAPRVAAKVGTGLTADCTKLEIDAEDKKLLQTRPAFGGNIMATIICPNHRPQMATVRPGVMQKAAKDESRTGEVVTVDVKLAKEDIRTTVVEVVKEKKAKVNLVEAEFIVSGGRGVGSKEGFELLQKLADKLNGVVGASRAAVDIGYAEYQRQVGQTGKTVRPQIYIACGISGAIQHLAGMQESDYIIAINKNPDAPIFKIADYGIVGDLHQVIPQIIAALDNKENIFL
- a CDS encoding electron transfer flavoprotein subunit beta/FixA family protein, yielding MKIIVCVKQVPDTNEIRIDPVTGTLIRDGVPSILNPDDRNAVEEALVLKDKNPGSHVTVVTMGPPQAKEILLECLAMGADRAILVSDRAFAGADTWATSETLAGTIKKIGEYDVIFCGRQAIDGDTAQVGPQIAERLNLPQVTYVESLEEQGAELLVKRKLEDGYEMIKIAKPALLTAIKELNVPRYPSVGGIVTAVQEKEIEVWSVNDIQVDLDQIGLKGSPTKVKRSFTPEVKGKGVMLEGTPQEVAVQLVANLKSKHLI
- a CDS encoding redox-sensing transcriptional repressor Rex yields the protein MGKQYGKISMAVIRRLPKYHRYLRDLLDKDVNRISSKELSILTGFTASQIRQDLNCFGEFGQQGYGYNVEELFHEIRKIIGLTKTYNTIIVGYGNMGRAISKYTNFTKSGFTLRGIFDNDPAMIGKEAENITIQSVDELEAYLKNNKVDIAIISTPRDYAQEIATKLSNGGVSGIWNFAPVDLKVSSDISVENVHLSDSLYTLSYLLSQKDDKTEK